The nucleotide window GCTCGAGGAGACCGGCTACGAGCTCGTCGGGGTCGAGCCGCTGGAGATCGATGAGACGTTCTCGGTCGCCGGACAGGAGCGGCGGGTGAAGGTGACGAACCAGCTCGCCCAGTACGATCGGTCCATCACCCTGCCGACCGGCGACAGCTACCAGGGCGCGCTGTTCGCCGTGCTGACGACGCCGGCGATCGAGGTCCTCGGTCGGACGATGAACCCGGTCGCGGAACTCGGGACCGGGGAGCTCGCCCGACGCGTGCTCGCCGACTACGAGGGGTTCGGGAACCTCCGCGAGGAGGGGACCGAGACGGTGACCGTCCTCGGGACCGAGACCGAGGTCGGGCTGTTCCTCACCGACGCCGAGATCGCCGCCGGCGTGACGACCGAGGTCCGCATCCACGTCGCCGAGGCGGTCCGCGCGGGCGAGGACTTCGTGGTCGCCATCGGCGCGTACCCGACGCTGGCGTCCGGCGAGGCCGACTCCGTGCGGACGATGATGCGGGCGATCCAGCACGGGGACGACTGAGCCGGTCACGGGGGGAGCCCCGACGCGAGGTCCCACTCCGGGGGCGAACCGCTACCGGTCGACCGGATCACCCTCGTCCGTCCCCCGAAAACAGTTATACCCGGCACGTCTTACCGCACCACGATGCTGTTGGTCCTCCCCGTCGACCTCGACGACGACCTCGGCCGCAAGACCGGGTTCTCCACGCCGGTCATCGGCCGGGACGACGTCGAGGCGGCCGCCGTAGAGCTGGCGACGGCCGACCCGGAGGACTCCGACCTGAACGTGCTCTTCCAGGCGGTCCACACCTACGACGAACTGGTCGCGGACGAGACCGTGAACGAGGAGGTCGCCGTCGCGGCCGTCACGGGCGTCGACGGGGGCGACGTGCAGGCGAACCGGGCCGTGGGAGCCGAAGTCGACACGGTGCTCGCGGCGCTTTCGACCGGCGAGGACGTGCGCGCCATCGTCATCACCGACGGCGCGCAGGACGAGTCGGTGCTCCCCGTCATCCGGTC belongs to Halorarum halophilum and includes:
- a CDS encoding DUF6517 family protein, which encodes MTNRRSFLRAVGALGVAGASAGCVGVITGSEPAEFSSGTATVPGSALEETGYELVGVEPLEIDETFSVAGQERRVKVTNQLAQYDRSITLPTGDSYQGALFAVLTTPAIEVLGRTMNPVAELGTGELARRVLADYEGFGNLREEGTETVTVLGTETEVGLFLTDAEIAAGVTTEVRIHVAEAVRAGEDFVVAIGAYPTLASGEADSVRTMMRAIQHGDD